Part of the Marinitoga sp. 38H-ov genome is shown below.
TGTTCGCAGGGAAAATAAATATTATTAAATCCGCATTTGGAATAAAAGATTCGGTAATTTTTTCATGTTCTATTACCATACTATTTGTTCCAGGTGTATCAACAATTCTAATGTTTTTTAATATTTCATATGGTCTTCCAATATATTTAGTATATTTATCTATTAAATCTTTTTCATTAGGTTTATCTGAATACTCTATAACATTAATTTTATCTGTACAAGTTTGAGGTGAAACTTTGGCTAATTCTTTGCTTTTTAGAAGTGCATTTACAAAACTGCTTTTTCCAGAATTAACTTCACCAACAATCATAAATGTATATGGTTCGTTAATCCTTTTTTTAATATCAATTATATTTTCTTCTCTTTTAATATCCTTTAATATATACGACAGATCATCAATAATATTATTAATTTCATTTCTTTTTAATATAACCTCCTGGTCAATAATTCCCAAGTTAATACCCCCTTAATAATTTATCATTATATTATATCATTTTATTATAACAAATATTTATAACAAATATTTTGGAATTTATATGTTATTGACAAAAATAAAAAAAAGAGATATAATAAACTTGAGTTTAATAATTTAAACAAAAGTTTAGGTGATTATATGACAAATAGAGAAAAAGAAATATTAGAACTTATTAAATTAAACCCTTTTATTACTCAAGAGGAAATTGCTTCTAAGTTAAAAATTGCTAGATCTTCAGTAGCAATACACATAACAAATTTAATTAAAAAAGGGTATATTATGGGAAGAGGTTATATATTAAACGAAAATAAATATGTCGTAGTTATTGGAGGATCAAATATAGACATTACTGGATATCCTAGAAATAAATTATTACATAAAGATTCTAATCCTGGATATGTAAATTTATCTCTAGGAGGAGTAGGCAGGAATATAGCAGAAAATATTGCAAAATTAGATATTAACGTAAAATTAATTACTGCTTTAGGAAATGATATATATGGTAAGAAAATAATTAATCATTCAAAAAATATTGGAATTGATATTAGTAATTCGTTATTTTCTTCAAAAAACCAAACATCTACCTATTTAGCAATATTAAATGAAAATAGAGATATGGAAATAGCTATTTCTCATATGGATATATGTGAAGAAATTAATCCTGAATTTTTACAATCAAAAAATAATATCCTTCAAAATAGTAGTTTAATAGTATTAGATACAAATAT
Proteins encoded:
- a CDS encoding PfkB family carbohydrate kinase, translated to MTNREKEILELIKLNPFITQEEIASKLKIARSSVAIHITNLIKKGYIMGRGYILNENKYVVVIGGSNIDITGYPRNKLLHKDSNPGYVNLSLGGVGRNIAENIAKLDINVKLITALGNDIYGKKIINHSKNIGIDISNSLFSSKNQTSTYLAILNENRDMEIAISHMDICEEINPEFLQSKNNILQNSSLIVLDTNIPKNSIIYILENYNNPVFLDPVSTSKTKKIKDIIGKFHTIKPNLLEAEILTDMKISNESDAKIACKKLISKGVKQVFLTMGEKGVICANENEIIKLESPKIEIKNATGAGDAFAAALVYSYINNFDLFKSASFAIAASIITLKSEETNSKELNIDNIYKTIKEMKLC